The Desulfurellaceae bacterium genome has a window encoding:
- a CDS encoding GFA family protein, protein MSENTYQGSCFCGAVKLAVSGAPAAMGYCHCESCRHWSAGPVNAFSLWDPKAVVVTQGADKLGSYAKTDNSHRKWCTACGGHVFTEHPAMGLTDVYAAVIPDLPFKPAVHVFYGETVLRIHDGIVKQQDVPAEMGGSGVELPE, encoded by the coding sequence ATGAGCGAGAACACATATCAGGGCAGCTGTTTTTGTGGCGCGGTGAAACTGGCCGTCAGCGGCGCGCCGGCTGCGATGGGTTACTGTCACTGTGAGTCGTGCCGCCACTGGTCGGCCGGCCCGGTCAACGCTTTCAGCCTGTGGGACCCCAAGGCGGTGGTCGTCACCCAGGGGGCCGACAAGCTGGGTAGCTATGCCAAGACCGATAACAGCCACCGCAAGTGGTGTACGGCGTGTGGCGGCCACGTCTTCACCGAGCACCCGGCTATGGGCCTGACCGATGTCTATGCGGCCGTCATCCCCGACCTGCCGTTTAAGCCGGCGGTGCACGTCTTCTACGGAGAAACCGTGCTGCGCATCCACGACGGCATCGTCAAACAGCAGGATGTGCCGGCCGAGATGGGCGGGTCTGGGGTTGAGCTGCCCGAATAG
- a CDS encoding enoyl-CoA hydratase/isomerase family protein: MSTFEYDTVLSTLGDKGVRTIALNRPERLNAMNRSLMEDIARAFAEANADSATRAIIFTGSGRAFCAGDDRKDHFHPENPTQAREFVDAIQHATREIVFGDIPVVGAINGWAVGGGFELAVNCDFPIWAASARGFFPEVSLNAFVTGGVTSLLPALVGLNKAREMLFLGEQYDAPTLLELGVAWRVVPDESLMAEAQGVAEKLSELPPLAVRAMKRVLNQGAARDIADALRLETEATVAGFLDPETTARLRDF; encoded by the coding sequence ATGAGCACCTTTGAGTACGACACCGTTCTGAGCACGCTGGGCGATAAGGGGGTGCGGACCATCGCCCTGAACCGGCCCGAGCGTCTCAACGCCATGAACCGCAGCCTGATGGAGGACATCGCCCGCGCCTTTGCCGAGGCGAACGCCGACTCCGCCACCCGGGCGATCATCTTTACCGGCAGCGGCCGGGCCTTTTGCGCCGGCGATGATCGCAAGGATCATTTCCACCCGGAAAACCCGACCCAGGCGCGGGAGTTTGTCGATGCCATCCAGCACGCCACCCGGGAGATTGTGTTTGGCGATATCCCGGTGGTCGGCGCAATCAACGGCTGGGCGGTTGGCGGTGGGTTTGAGCTGGCGGTGAACTGCGATTTTCCCATTTGGGCGGCCAGCGCTCGGGGATTTTTCCCCGAGGTGTCGCTGAACGCCTTTGTGACCGGCGGGGTGACCTCGCTACTGCCGGCCCTGGTCGGGCTCAACAAGGCCCGCGAAATGCTGTTTCTCGGCGAGCAGTACGACGCCCCGACCCTGCTCGAACTGGGCGTGGCGTGGCGCGTCGTGCCGGATGAGAGCTTAATGGCCGAGGCGCAAGGCGTGGCTGAGAAGCTGAGTGAGCTGCCGCCGCTGGCGGTGCGGGCCATGAAGCGGGTGCTCAATCAAGGGGCGGCGCGGGATATCGCCGACGCCCTGCGGCTGGAGACCGAGGCTACGGTGGCCGGCTTTCTCGACCCGGAAACAACGGCCCGGCTCAGGGACTTCTGA
- a CDS encoding NAD(P)-binding protein, which produces MASAEQQASTNGTVEQFDVIVIGAGVIGLYQLYRLRKMGLSVRLYEDGSGVG; this is translated from the coding sequence ATGGCAAGTGCTGAACAGCAGGCTTCGACCAACGGGACGGTCGAGCAGTTTGACGTGATCGTCATCGGCGCCGGAGTGATAGGACTCTATCAGCTGTACCGTCTGCGCAAGATGGGGCTGTCGGTGCGGCTCTACGAGGATGGCAGCGGCGTGGG
- a CDS encoding TIGR03617 family F420-dependent LLM class oxidoreductase, with product MKFDTVIAANNFLDIGNFARWAEDIGHDGLWSIETAHEPFMPLAIASTVTQRVSLGTAIAVAFPRNPTVLAHTCWDLQANSQGRFILGLGTQVKGHNERRFGVPFVSPVKKLREMILAIRAVWDCWQNGTRLRFEGEFYRLSMMTPFFSPSKIAQPQVPIYVAGVNRRIAEMAGEVCDGFHVHPLNSPRFLRESLIPALEAGARRAGRSRADLTLSTQALVATGDSTRAIAEQREEIRRQIGFYASTRTYAPVLATHGWAELSGTLNAKAAAGDWDGMAREVTDEMLDEFCISGPLDEIGAQLRTRYDGLLDRVSLYFPYRPGQNDAGLKRIVAGIHA from the coding sequence ATGAAGTTCGATACCGTCATTGCCGCCAACAATTTTCTCGATATCGGCAACTTTGCCCGCTGGGCCGAGGACATCGGCCATGACGGGCTGTGGTCGATTGAGACCGCCCACGAGCCGTTCATGCCGCTGGCGATTGCCAGCACCGTCACCCAGCGGGTCAGCCTGGGCACGGCGATTGCCGTGGCCTTTCCGCGCAATCCGACCGTGCTGGCCCATACCTGCTGGGATCTGCAGGCCAACTCCCAGGGGCGCTTCATTCTGGGCCTGGGCACCCAGGTCAAGGGCCACAACGAACGCCGCTTTGGCGTCCCGTTTGTCTCGCCGGTCAAGAAGCTGCGCGAGATGATTCTGGCCATCCGGGCGGTGTGGGACTGCTGGCAGAACGGCACCCGCCTGCGCTTTGAGGGCGAGTTTTACCGGCTGAGCATGATGACGCCGTTTTTCAGCCCGTCGAAAATCGCCCAGCCGCAGGTTCCCATCTACGTGGCCGGGGTGAATCGCCGGATTGCCGAGATGGCCGGCGAGGTGTGCGACGGCTTTCATGTCCACCCGCTCAACTCGCCCCGCTTCCTGCGCGAGTCGCTCATCCCGGCTCTTGAGGCCGGGGCTCGGCGCGCCGGCCGCTCGCGGGCGGATCTGACGCTGTCCACCCAGGCCCTGGTCGCCACCGGTGACAGCACGCGGGCAATTGCCGAGCAGCGCGAGGAGATTCGGCGCCAGATCGGCTTCTACGCCTCGACCCGCACCTATGCGCCGGTGCTGGCCACCCACGGCTGGGCCGAGCTGAGCGGCACGCTGAACGCCAAGGCTGCGGCCGGAGACTGGGACGGCATGGCCCGCGAGGTGACCGACGAGATGCTGGATGAGTTCTGCATCAGCGGCCCGCTGGACGAGATCGGCGCCCAGCTGCGGACGCGCTACGACGGGCTGCTGGACCGGGTCAGCCTGTATTTTCCGTACCGGCCCGGCCAGAACGATGCCGGGCTGAAACGCATCGTCGCGGGTATCCACGCCTGA
- a CDS encoding nitroreductase family protein yields the protein MATIDLYEAMRTLRAVRRLRPDPIPDDVLYRVLEAATWAPTGGNRQAWRIIVVKDAARKQRLGELYKKITIPYTQSYLKQFADQPEEERAKAGRVMRASTYLAEHFGESPVLLVVCFNPEGLAVTDAKLDRLSVVGGGSIYTAVENLLLACRAEGLGCVLTTLLCMAEPEVRELLAIPDPWGTAAVVPVGYPVLRGHGPISRRPVEELAFADAWGTPFSTT from the coding sequence ATGGCGACAATCGATCTCTACGAGGCAATGCGGACCTTACGGGCAGTGCGGCGGCTGCGTCCCGACCCCATTCCCGATGACGTACTGTACCGGGTGCTGGAAGCCGCCACCTGGGCGCCGACCGGCGGCAACCGCCAGGCCTGGCGGATTATTGTGGTCAAGGATGCGGCCCGCAAACAGCGTCTGGGCGAGTTGTACAAAAAAATCACCATCCCCTACACCCAGTCCTACCTGAAACAGTTTGCCGACCAGCCCGAGGAGGAACGGGCCAAGGCCGGCCGGGTGATGCGCGCCAGCACCTATCTGGCCGAGCACTTCGGCGAATCGCCGGTGCTGCTGGTCGTGTGTTTCAACCCCGAGGGGCTGGCGGTGACCGACGCCAAGCTGGACCGCTTATCGGTCGTCGGCGGCGGCTCGATCTACACCGCAGTCGAGAACCTGCTGCTGGCCTGCCGGGCCGAGGGGCTGGGCTGTGTGCTGACCACCCTGCTGTGCATGGCGGAACCCGAGGTGCGCGAGCTGCTGGCCATCCCCGATCCGTGGGGGACCGCCGCCGTGGTGCCGGTTGGCTATCCGGTGCTGCGCGGTCACGGCCCGATCTCGCGCCGGCCGGTTGAGGAGCTGGCGTTCGCCGACGCGTGGGGCACGCCGTTCTCCACAACCTGA